One stretch of Nodularia sp. LEGE 06071 DNA includes these proteins:
- the acsF gene encoding magnesium-protoporphyrin IX monomethyl ester (oxidative) cyclase, with amino-acid sequence MVKSLETSDPQLLKPGIKAPVQETLLTPRFYTTDFEAVANLDISANETELQAVVEELRADYNRHHFVRDEEFKQSWDHVDGEKRRAFIDFLERSCTSEFSGFLLFKELSRRLKTKNPLLADAFNYMARDEARHAGFLNKSMADFNLSLDLSYLTKHRTYTFFPPEWVIYTVYLSEKIGYWRYILVHRHMEANPEYQFYPLFRKFESWCQDENRHGDFFKALLRSQPKLWNNWRSRLWVRFFLLTVFVTHTITVFERATFYEAIGIHPRKYNNRVIQETNNTSARAFPLILDTNHPQFFWRLEQCFLSTQRLTEIKESPRSPFVKFWQKIPPMFSILSHMLRLYLIKPIDAESTRATVH; translated from the coding sequence ATGGTTAAGTCTCTCGAAACTTCCGACCCTCAATTACTGAAGCCTGGTATTAAAGCCCCTGTTCAGGAAACGTTGTTAACACCCAGGTTTTACACCACTGACTTTGAGGCGGTGGCAAATTTGGATATTTCGGCGAATGAGACTGAGTTACAGGCGGTTGTGGAAGAGTTGCGGGCTGACTATAACCGCCATCACTTTGTGCGCGATGAAGAGTTTAAGCAATCGTGGGATCACGTTGATGGAGAAAAACGCCGCGCTTTTATTGACTTTTTGGAGCGTTCATGCACTTCTGAGTTTTCGGGGTTTCTGCTGTTTAAAGAATTATCCCGCCGACTCAAAACCAAAAATCCCCTCTTGGCGGATGCCTTTAATTATATGGCACGGGATGAAGCCCGCCATGCCGGATTTCTGAATAAATCGATGGCAGATTTTAATCTGTCTCTAGATTTAAGCTACTTAACGAAGCACCGCACATATACTTTTTTCCCGCCTGAGTGGGTAATTTACACAGTTTACCTATCGGAGAAAATTGGTTACTGGCGCTATATCTTAGTCCATCGCCATATGGAGGCAAATCCTGAATATCAATTTTATCCTCTGTTCCGTAAATTTGAAAGTTGGTGTCAGGACGAAAACAGACATGGGGATTTCTTTAAGGCGTTACTGCGATCGCAACCAAAATTATGGAACAATTGGCGATCGCGTTTGTGGGTGCGTTTCTTTTTGCTGACTGTATTTGTCACCCATACCATTACAGTATTTGAACGGGCGACATTTTATGAAGCCATTGGCATACATCCCCGCAAATACAATAATAGAGTTATTCAGGAGACAAATAATACCTCTGCACGGGCATTTCCTCTGATTTTGGATACTAATCACCCGCAGTTTTTCTGGCGGTTAGAACAGTGTTTCCTCAGTACTCAGAGATTAACGGAGATTAAAGAAAGTCCTCGTTCTCCATTTGTCAAGTTTTGGCAAAAAATCCCGCCCATGTTCTCGATTCTTTCTCATATGTTGCGGCTTTACTTGATTAAACCCATTGATGCGGAATCAACACGCGCGACAGTTCATTGA
- a CDS encoding cation:proton antiporter: MQEDFRLIVDLVTVLAVAACGGLLASVLRQPVLLGYLIGGMIVGPAGLGVIKEVIQVETLAQFGVAFLLFALGVEFSFSELKKVKAIALGGGGLQIVLTILFTVIVCGITGAGEELPAKGVFLGSILSLSSTAVVLKCLMERNETETPHGQVMLGILVVQDLALGLMIAVLPALNQPAETIGIAVLTALLRLSLFAGGAVLVGIWVIPRLLRILARTESRELFLLGVVTLCLGIALLTEHLGLSIEMGAFVAGLMISEVEYADQTLTYVEPLRDICASLFFVAIGMLIDPVFLWQNLELILVLVALVFVGKFLIITPLVKLFRYPLKTALIAGLGLAQIGEFSFVLASEGQALGLVSRRIYLLILGTTAVTLMLTPFVMRLVPFLFNFAESIPWLQPYLAEIYPRDVSENLPSKSHFVVCGYGRVGKNLVRLLQKHNLPVVVIDQSERRIQQLREEGVPYVYGNCVSLHVLETAGVNNAKGMAIALPDPMSTRLSLKRALELCPELDLVVRATQDKNIEVLYQLGAKEVVQPEFEASLEMTSHLLTGLGFSSFLVQQEMKQIRNDHYLALRPERSPSQVSRDLQQATRDLNRRWYTLPSGSPLINMSLGEADIRYLTGASLMAIRRANEAEIDYPDAQTRLEAGDRLLLVGAAEELGALEEFAQGKVAIPGENKACQWITVHADSPVFGITIADLDLNPESGVQVQAIRRDGKFIRSPEQKTDFRVGDQVLLCGKLSSLNQLQPFFASTTPLTQSYS; this comes from the coding sequence GTGCAGGAAGATTTTAGACTAATTGTTGATTTAGTTACAGTTCTCGCCGTCGCCGCCTGTGGTGGGCTATTGGCTTCAGTTTTACGCCAACCTGTGCTGCTGGGCTATCTGATCGGCGGGATGATTGTGGGGCCAGCCGGTCTGGGAGTGATTAAAGAAGTTATTCAAGTAGAAACTCTGGCTCAGTTCGGTGTCGCCTTTTTATTATTTGCTTTGGGTGTAGAATTTTCCTTTTCTGAACTCAAAAAAGTCAAAGCGATCGCATTGGGAGGTGGTGGGCTACAAATTGTCTTAACGATTCTGTTCACGGTTATAGTCTGCGGGATCACCGGGGCTGGGGAAGAATTACCTGCTAAAGGTGTATTTTTGGGGTCAATTTTATCTTTATCTTCTACCGCAGTTGTCCTCAAGTGCTTAATGGAGCGCAATGAAACCGAAACGCCTCACGGACAAGTGATGCTGGGGATTTTGGTAGTGCAGGATTTAGCACTGGGACTAATGATTGCTGTATTACCAGCCTTGAATCAACCAGCAGAAACTATTGGAATTGCAGTGCTGACAGCATTACTGCGGCTGTCTTTATTTGCTGGAGGTGCAGTATTAGTGGGGATTTGGGTGATTCCGCGTTTGTTGCGAATCCTCGCCCGCACGGAAAGCCGAGAATTATTTTTATTAGGCGTAGTAACGCTGTGTTTAGGGATTGCGCTGCTGACTGAACATTTAGGACTCTCCATTGAAATGGGGGCGTTTGTCGCAGGTTTAATGATTTCCGAGGTGGAATACGCCGACCAAACTTTAACTTATGTCGAACCACTGCGAGATATTTGTGCTAGTTTATTTTTTGTCGCCATTGGGATGTTAATTGACCCGGTGTTTTTGTGGCAGAATCTAGAATTGATTTTGGTATTGGTAGCACTGGTATTCGTCGGTAAGTTTTTAATTATCACACCTTTGGTAAAACTGTTTCGCTATCCGTTAAAAACAGCTTTAATTGCGGGGTTAGGACTAGCGCAAATTGGGGAATTTTCCTTTGTGTTAGCCAGTGAAGGGCAAGCTTTGGGGTTAGTTTCTCGCCGCATATATTTGCTGATTTTAGGAACCACAGCAGTTACCCTGATGCTGACTCCCTTTGTGATGCGATTAGTGCCATTCTTATTTAACTTTGCCGAATCAATTCCTTGGTTGCAACCATATTTAGCAGAAATTTATCCGCGTGATGTTTCAGAAAATTTACCTTCAAAAAGTCATTTTGTCGTCTGCGGCTATGGGCGAGTGGGGAAGAATTTGGTGAGGTTGTTACAAAAGCACAATTTACCTGTGGTAGTTATCGACCAATCGGAAAGAAGAATCCAGCAATTACGGGAGGAGGGAGTGCCTTATGTCTATGGTAATTGTGTGAGTCTTCACGTTCTGGAAACTGCGGGGGTGAATAATGCCAAAGGAATGGCGATCGCACTTCCTGACCCCATGAGTACCAGGCTTTCCCTAAAACGAGCTTTGGAATTGTGTCCAGAATTAGATTTGGTTGTCCGCGCTACTCAAGATAAAAATATTGAAGTGCTGTATCAACTTGGGGCGAAGGAAGTAGTCCAACCAGAATTTGAAGCTAGCTTAGAAATGACCAGCCATTTATTAACAGGCTTAGGGTTTTCATCCTTCTTGGTACAGCAGGAAATGAAGCAAATTCGCAACGATCATTATTTAGCATTGCGACCAGAGCGATCGCCTTCACAAGTTTCCCGTGATTTGCAGCAAGCTACCCGTGATTTAAATCGCCGTTGGTATACCCTACCATCTGGGTCACCCCTGATTAATATGAGTTTAGGAGAAGCAGATATCCGCTACTTAACAGGGGCAAGTTTGATGGCTATTCGCCGGGCTAACGAAGCCGAAATAGATTATCCCGATGCTCAAACTAGATTAGAAGCAGGCGATCGCTTGTTGCTAGTGGGCGCAGCGGAGGAATTAGGCGCTTTAGAAGAATTTGCTCAGGGAAAGGTGGCGATTCCTGGGGAAAATAAAGCTTGTCAGTGGATTACAGTTCATGCTGATTCTCCCGTTTTCGGGATCACCATTGCAGATTTGGATCTTAACCCAGAATCAGGAGTCCAAGTGCAAGCGATCCGGCGAGATGGTAAATTTATCCGCAGTCCTGAGCAAAAAACAGATTTCCGAGTGGGTGATCAAGTGCTGTTATGTGGTAAATTGTCGAGTTTAAATCAACTACAACCATTTTTTGCTAGCACAACACCTTTAACTCAATCTTATTCTTAA
- a CDS encoding Hfq-related RNA-binding protein gives MPTTEFDTSLPSIRQLQELVKQKAEIELKLLTGDLVTGKIFWQDQNCICIVDDRNQQLTIWKQAIAYYKSK, from the coding sequence ATGCCTACAACTGAATTTGATACGTCACTACCTAGCATTCGACAACTACAAGAACTAGTTAAACAGAAAGCAGAAATCGAGTTGAAACTGCTAACGGGTGATCTGGTGACAGGTAAGATTTTCTGGCAAGATCAAAACTGTATTTGTATTGTGGATGATCGTAATCAGCAACTCACGATTTGGAAACAAGCGATCGCTTACTACAAATCTAAGTAG
- the dapF gene encoding diaminopimelate epimerase: MAIEITKYHGLGNDFILVDNRASSLPLVTPEQAIKLCDRHFGIGADGVIFALPGEHGADYTMRIFNSDGSEPEMCGNGIRCLGRFIADLEGESRNKDSYRIHTLAGVMTPQLMADGQVKVDMGLPRLLAEEIPTTLGSTDTKVINQPLEVADQTWEVTCVSMGNPHCITFVSDVAAIPLEIIGPQFEHHPAFPQRINTEFIQVVSRDYVKMRVWERGAGITLACGTGACAALVAGVLTGNCDRIATVELPGGCLQIEWSELDQRVYMTGPAERVFTGQL; this comes from the coding sequence ATGGCAATCGAAATTACTAAGTATCACGGTCTGGGAAATGATTTTATTTTAGTTGACAATCGCGCGTCATCCTTACCATTAGTGACTCCTGAGCAAGCAATCAAATTGTGCGATCGCCACTTTGGTATCGGGGCTGATGGTGTAATTTTTGCTTTACCTGGAGAACACGGTGCTGATTACACCATGCGGATTTTTAATTCCGATGGTTCAGAACCGGAAATGTGTGGGAATGGGATTCGCTGTTTAGGCAGATTTATCGCCGATTTAGAAGGCGAATCTCGAAACAAAGACTCATATCGGATTCATACCTTAGCTGGCGTGATGACACCTCAACTCATGGCTGATGGTCAAGTTAAGGTGGATATGGGTTTACCGAGATTACTAGCTGAAGAAATTCCCACAACTCTGGGTTCCACCGATACAAAAGTGATTAATCAACCCCTAGAAGTAGCGGATCAAACTTGGGAAGTTACCTGTGTCAGTATGGGAAATCCCCACTGTATTACCTTTGTGTCAGATGTCGCCGCTATTCCTCTAGAAATTATCGGTCCTCAATTTGAACATCACCCAGCCTTTCCCCAACGCATAAATACTGAATTTATTCAAGTAGTCAGTCGAGACTATGTAAAAATGCGGGTATGGGAACGAGGCGCAGGTATAACATTAGCTTGTGGTACAGGTGCTTGTGCTGCCTTAGTCGCTGGTGTATTGACTGGAAATTGCGATCGCATCGCCACAGTCGAATTACCTGGTGGCTGCTTGCAAATTGAATGGTCAGAACTCGACCAACGAGTTTACATGACAGGGCCAGCCGAACGAGTATTTACAGGTCAACTGTAA
- a CDS encoding DNA-3-methyladenine glycosylase family protein, whose product MTLRESATPIPEILSLTTESFTYGLEVLAKIDSDLARILETLGSPPRWERESGFPTLLRIILEQQVSLAAAKAVFNRLAGVVISLTPENFIKLGDVQLQEIGFSRQKMRYCRELADAILTGQLDLAQLETMDETAIRTELKLIKGIGDWTVDIYLLMALKRPDVFPKGDLGIAIALQNIKGLPTRPTPAQIEVMAQNWRPWRAVATRILWHYYLSNAKKKSVTVDL is encoded by the coding sequence ATGACACTGAGAGAATCAGCAACACCAATACCTGAAATATTATCTTTGACTACAGAAAGTTTTACCTATGGTTTGGAAGTGCTGGCTAAGATTGACAGCGATTTGGCTCGGATTTTAGAGACGCTAGGAAGTCCACCCAGATGGGAAAGAGAATCGGGTTTTCCCACGTTGTTGAGAATTATTCTGGAACAGCAAGTTTCCTTAGCGGCTGCGAAAGCTGTATTTAATCGATTAGCTGGAGTTGTAATCTCGCTTACACCAGAAAATTTTATTAAACTTGGCGATGTTCAATTACAAGAAATTGGTTTTAGTCGGCAAAAGATGCGCTATTGTCGTGAATTAGCAGATGCAATTCTCACTGGTCAGCTTGATCTCGCCCAGCTAGAGACAATGGATGAAACTGCGATTAGAACTGAGTTAAAGCTGATTAAAGGTATTGGAGATTGGACAGTTGATATCTACTTGCTGATGGCGCTGAAACGTCCTGATGTCTTTCCTAAAGGCGATTTAGGAATTGCGATCGCTCTCCAGAATATCAAAGGATTGCCAACACGTCCAACACCCGCACAAATAGAAGTCATGGCTCAAAACTGGCGACCGTGGCGCGCAGTTGCTACCAGAATCTTATGGCATTACTATCTCAGTAATGCCAAGAAAAAATCAGTTACAGTTGACCTGTAA
- the ychF gene encoding redox-regulated ATPase YchF — protein sequence MLRAGIVGLPNVGKSTLFNAVVANAKAEAANFPFCTIEPNVGIVSVPDERLNVLANIASSVQTIPARVEFVDIAGLVKGASQGEGLGNQFLSHIREVDAIIHVVRCFENEDIIHVAGSIDPARDIEIINLELGLSDLAQIERRIDRTRKQARTSKDAQFEITILEKLAAALNEGKSVRQVSLSEEEAEIIKGFELLTNKPIIYAANVSEEELATGNDFVEKVRQVAASENAQVVIVSAQVEAELVELPEADKADFLESLGVKEGGLKSLIRATYTLLGLRTYFTCGPKETRAWTINAGMSAPQAAGVIHSDFERGFIRAETVAYDALVTHGSMNAAKEKGLVRSEGKEYIVQEGDVMLFRFNV from the coding sequence ATGCTAAGAGCCGGAATTGTCGGACTTCCCAACGTCGGAAAATCTACTTTATTTAATGCTGTAGTGGCTAACGCCAAAGCCGAAGCTGCTAACTTTCCTTTCTGCACGATTGAACCGAATGTGGGCATTGTCTCAGTACCGGATGAGCGCTTAAATGTTTTGGCTAACATTGCTAGTTCCGTACAAACCATACCAGCGCGGGTCGAGTTTGTCGATATCGCTGGCTTGGTTAAAGGTGCTAGTCAAGGAGAAGGACTAGGTAATCAATTTTTGTCCCACATCCGGGAAGTTGATGCCATTATCCATGTGGTGCGTTGTTTTGAAAATGAAGATATTATCCACGTCGCCGGTTCTATTGACCCAGCCAGAGATATTGAAATCATTAATTTAGAACTGGGTTTATCAGATTTAGCGCAAATTGAACGCCGAATTGACCGCACTCGTAAACAAGCGCGTACTAGCAAAGATGCCCAGTTTGAAATCACAATTCTGGAAAAATTAGCTGCGGCTTTAAATGAAGGTAAATCTGTACGTCAGGTCAGTTTGTCTGAAGAAGAAGCAGAGATTATTAAGGGGTTTGAATTACTTACTAATAAACCAATTATTTACGCTGCTAATGTTTCCGAAGAGGAATTAGCCACGGGCAATGATTTTGTGGAAAAAGTTCGGCAAGTTGCAGCTAGTGAAAATGCCCAAGTTGTGATTGTTTCGGCGCAAGTAGAAGCGGAATTAGTGGAATTACCAGAAGCAGATAAAGCTGATTTTCTGGAATCTTTAGGTGTTAAAGAAGGTGGTTTAAAATCTTTGATTCGGGCGACTTATACCCTTTTGGGATTGCGGACATATTTTACCTGTGGACCGAAAGAAACCCGTGCTTGGACAATTAATGCTGGAATGTCTGCACCCCAAGCAGCAGGTGTGATTCACTCGGATTTTGAGCGGGGATTTATTCGCGCTGAAACCGTAGCTTATGATGCTTTAGTTACACATGGTTCGATGAATGCGGCGAAGGAGAAAGGCTTAGTTCGCAGTGAAGGAAAAGAATATATTGTGCAAGAAGGGGATGTAATGTTATTCCGATTTAATGTGTAA
- a CDS encoding HEPN domain-containing protein produces the protein MRFRTLNKELNRLKKQFIPKISPIGLYSDRQLSRTLAYRVLAHAEIESYLEDRAWEATLNAKKAWDNGGKTCLALISLVAFSGQMMDIPPVTLTPMKGNKTGSLDKIKISNKITLASNCFKKVIDNNHGVKEANLLALLLPIGIDSDDLDPAWLATMNTFGKERGIVVHTSATSYRTIQPPDPANELNMVKQITEGLLKLDELINKLMQ, from the coding sequence GTGAGATTTCGTACTTTAAACAAAGAATTAAATAGGCTAAAAAAGCAATTTATTCCTAAAATTAGTCCCATAGGTTTATATTCAGATAGGCAGTTATCTAGAACTCTTGCATACAGAGTTTTAGCTCATGCTGAAATTGAGTCTTATCTTGAAGATAGAGCTTGGGAAGCTACTCTAAATGCTAAAAAAGCATGGGATAACGGAGGTAAGACCTGTTTGGCTTTGATAAGTCTAGTTGCCTTCTCAGGTCAAATGATGGATATACCACCAGTCACACTTACACCAATGAAAGGAAATAAGACAGGTTCATTAGATAAAATAAAGATAAGTAATAAAATCACCTTAGCTAGCAATTGTTTTAAGAAGGTTATTGATAATAATCACGGAGTCAAAGAAGCTAATCTTTTGGCATTACTCTTACCCATAGGGATAGATAGTGATGACTTAGATCCTGCTTGGCTTGCTACCATGAATACATTTGGTAAAGAAAGAGGTATCGTAGTGCATACCTCAGCTACATCCTACAGAACTATTCAACCACCAGATCCTGCGAATGAACTAAACATGGTAAAACAGATTACTGAGGGGCTTTTAAAACTAGATGAATTAATTAATAAGTTGATGCAATGA
- a CDS encoding DUF262 domain-containing protein — MPEQEVNFFEEDEDQDFESDFRINPSSELAEIQRIVVSGSDWTTATILDQMIRENIELNPRFQRRDAWDITRKSRFIESLMLGFPIPQIVLAFQEKRGNFIVLDGKQRLLTILQFYGRSETPNNAFALKNLEFRTDMNSSTYEELRSNFLLKKELNNLDNQTIRTIVVRNVESDNFLYKIFLRLNVQSTPLSAQELRQALHPGSFINFLDDQSIKSKALKKIFKSPNPDFRMRDVELLLRYVGFHYFLSGYRGNLKAFLDETCLKLNKDWDKRHNDIENVVNKFEKAVQTTINIFQEKNFCRMWLKNDNTYRRRFNKAILDVMVFYFSDEIIRQSAERNKEKVEEVFKKLCSSNSKFREGVEGTTKNITETYNRLVLWGESLLEVLDVEFNLPEFIDNRIVFNDLR, encoded by the coding sequence ATGCCTGAACAAGAAGTCAATTTTTTTGAAGAAGATGAAGATCAGGATTTTGAATCTGATTTTCGTATAAACCCAAGTTCGGAATTAGCAGAAATTCAAAGAATTGTTGTATCTGGAAGTGACTGGACAACAGCGACAATACTTGATCAAATGATTCGTGAAAATATCGAGCTAAATCCAAGATTCCAAAGAAGAGATGCTTGGGATATAACTCGTAAAAGCCGATTCATAGAATCACTAATGTTGGGATTTCCTATACCACAAATAGTATTAGCTTTCCAAGAGAAACGGGGAAATTTTATAGTTCTTGATGGTAAGCAAAGATTGTTAACAATTCTTCAATTTTATGGTAGGAGTGAGACTCCAAATAATGCTTTTGCTTTAAAAAATTTAGAGTTCCGAACTGATATGAATAGTAGCACATACGAAGAGTTAAGAAGTAATTTTTTGTTGAAGAAGGAGCTTAATAATCTTGATAATCAAACTATTCGTACTATAGTAGTTAGGAACGTAGAAAGTGACAATTTTCTGTATAAAATTTTTCTACGCCTTAATGTACAAAGCACGCCTTTATCTGCACAAGAGCTGAGACAAGCATTACATCCTGGCTCTTTTATCAATTTTTTAGATGACCAATCAATTAAAAGTAAGGCTCTGAAAAAAATATTTAAATCACCAAATCCTGATTTTCGGATGCGTGATGTGGAATTACTCTTACGTTATGTGGGGTTCCATTACTTTTTATCAGGATATCGTGGAAATCTTAAAGCATTTTTAGACGAAACTTGTCTAAAACTTAACAAAGATTGGGATAAAAGACATAATGACATTGAAAATGTAGTTAATAAATTTGAAAAAGCAGTGCAAACAACTATTAATATATTTCAAGAAAAAAACTTTTGTCGAATGTGGTTAAAGAATGATAATACATATAGAAGACGATTTAATAAAGCTATTTTAGATGTGATGGTTTTTTACTTTTCGGATGAAATTATAAGACAATCTGCTGAACGGAATAAAGAAAAAGTTGAAGAAGTGTTCAAGAAGTTATGTTCATCAAATAGTAAGTTTAGGGAAGGCGTTGAGGGAACAACAAAGAATATTACGGAAACTTATAATCGTCTGGTATTGTGGGGCGAAAGCCTATTAGAAGTTTTAGATGTAGAGTTTAATCTACCTGAATTCATTGATAATCGTATTGTCTTCAACGATTTGAGGTAG
- a CDS encoding aminotransferase class I/II-fold pyridoxal phosphate-dependent enzyme yields MRNQNQTPLLDALKACTTHAHAPFYTPGHKRGKGIAQPLADLLGTKIFCADLTELANLDNLFAPEGVILAAQELAAEAFGAAQTWFLVNGSTCGIEAAILATCGTGDKIIMPRNVHSSAIAGLILSGAMPIFLNPEYDSVLDIAHSITPEAVQAALQKHPDTKAVLVVYPTYYGVCGNLQAIAQITHQYHIPLLVDEAHGAHFAFHPDLPPSALAAGADLTVQSTHKVLGAMTQASMLHVQGDRIDIDRVSKALQLVQSTSPSYILLASLDAARQQMALYGKGLMSRTLELADIARRRISQIPGLSILQMPNLDQTRLTVTVSGLGLTGFAAEEILDEKLGVTAEFGSLQHLTFIISLGNTASDIEQLVQGFMRVGSGEWGVGSGESMRNLSMRKGFVVWDNLGCISPRQAFFAVSETLPLSEICDRICTEIVCPYPPGIPILMPGELITPAALEYLQQIQSMGGFISGCADTSLKTLKVVRNS; encoded by the coding sequence ATGCGAAATCAAAACCAAACACCTTTATTAGATGCCTTAAAAGCTTGTACAACCCATGCTCACGCTCCTTTTTATACGCCAGGACATAAGCGAGGAAAGGGCATTGCTCAACCCTTGGCTGATTTACTTGGTACAAAAATTTTTTGTGCTGATTTAACTGAACTGGCAAATTTAGATAATCTTTTTGCACCCGAAGGCGTGATTCTAGCAGCGCAAGAATTAGCCGCAGAGGCTTTTGGGGCTGCACAAACATGGTTTCTGGTGAATGGTTCTACCTGTGGAATTGAAGCGGCTATTCTCGCTACCTGTGGCACTGGGGATAAAATTATTATGCCGCGAAATGTGCATTCATCTGCGATCGCCGGATTAATTCTCTCTGGTGCTATGCCGATTTTTCTCAATCCTGAATATGACTCAGTTTTAGATATTGCTCACAGTATCACACCTGAAGCTGTGCAAGCTGCACTCCAAAAGCATCCTGACACTAAAGCAGTGCTGGTAGTTTATCCTACATATTACGGTGTTTGTGGAAATTTACAAGCGATCGCACAAATTACTCACCAATATCATATCCCCTTACTTGTCGATGAGGCACACGGCGCACACTTTGCTTTTCATCCTGATTTACCTCCCTCAGCTTTAGCCGCAGGTGCAGATTTAACAGTCCAGTCTACTCATAAGGTACTGGGTGCAATGACGCAAGCATCAATGTTACACGTCCAAGGCGATAGGATAGACATTGACCGTGTAAGTAAAGCTTTGCAACTTGTCCAGTCTACTAGTCCCAGTTATATACTTTTAGCTTCCTTGGATGCCGCACGTCAACAAATGGCATTATATGGAAAAGGGCTGATGTCTCGCACTTTAGAACTTGCAGATATAGCGAGAAGGAGAATTAGTCAAATTCCAGGATTATCAATTTTGCAGATGCCAAATTTAGATCAAACACGGTTAACTGTTACTGTTTCTGGCTTAGGTTTAACCGGATTTGCAGCCGAAGAAATTCTAGACGAAAAGCTGGGTGTGACGGCTGAGTTTGGATCATTGCAACATCTGACTTTTATTATTAGTTTGGGTAACACTGCATCTGATATTGAGCAATTGGTGCAAGGTTTTATGAGAGTGGGGAGTGGGGAGTGGGGAGTGGGGAGTGGGGAAAGTATGAGGAATTTATCAATGAGGAAGGGGTTCGTTGTATGGGATAATTTAGGATGTATTTCTCCCCGTCAAGCTTTTTTTGCCGTTAGTGAAACTTTGCCTTTGTCAGAAATATGCGATCGCATCTGTACTGAAATTGTCTGTCCTTATCCTCCAGGAATCCCCATTTTAATGCCGGGAGAACTAATTACACCAGCAGCTTTAGAATATTTACAACAAATTCAATCAATGGGTGGATTCATCTCTGGTTGTGCAGATACTAGTCTCAAAACCTTAAAAGTCGTTCGTAATTCCTAA
- a CDS encoding sodium:calcium antiporter — translation MFLFLQVIICFLAVIAVGMRLSQSADVVAEKTGLGRTWVGGLLLSGVTSLPELATGVSAVTVLNAPDLAAGAILGSCLFNLMILGLLDIFSGREPLLKRAPVGLGLAASLGCTMLGVTAAGMLLTQQGIYLTLGWVGVPSLLLILLYIVSAKMMTQFEMRRRAAAILEAEPEALQYQHIKRGQAYLNFTLLSLATVVLGVWLAFLGDQVSAATGLGQSFVGALLLAGATSLPEVVVSVEAIRMNAVEMAVSNLFGSNLWNLAILGVYDVVYLKGNLWLEISQVHLLTAIIAMIMTSVATAGLIYHAVSRTQIYVTWDGLTLIALYIGGMYIIYRS, via the coding sequence ATGTTCCTTTTCCTTCAAGTTATAATCTGTTTCCTCGCCGTAATTGCTGTGGGAATGCGGCTTTCCCAAAGTGCTGATGTTGTCGCAGAGAAAACTGGGCTGGGGCGTACCTGGGTTGGTGGTCTACTATTATCTGGTGTCACATCTTTACCCGAATTGGCTACAGGTGTCAGTGCAGTTACTGTCTTAAACGCCCCAGACTTAGCCGCAGGAGCAATTTTAGGTAGTTGTCTGTTCAATTTGATGATTCTGGGACTGCTGGATATTTTTAGCGGACGCGAACCATTACTCAAACGCGCACCAGTGGGGCTGGGACTCGCAGCTAGTCTGGGTTGTACGATGTTGGGCGTAACTGCGGCGGGAATGCTATTGACTCAGCAAGGAATTTATTTGACTTTAGGATGGGTTGGTGTTCCCAGTTTGTTATTAATTTTGCTTTATATCGTCAGCGCCAAAATGATGACGCAGTTTGAAATGCGACGACGCGCCGCTGCTATTTTAGAAGCAGAACCGGAAGCTTTGCAATACCAACACATTAAGCGCGGACAAGCTTATTTAAATTTCACCTTACTTTCTCTAGCTACTGTAGTCCTGGGGGTTTGGTTGGCGTTTTTGGGTGACCAGGTTTCCGCAGCTACGGGACTAGGACAAAGCTTTGTGGGGGCGCTGTTGCTAGCTGGGGCGACATCATTACCGGAAGTGGTGGTATCTGTGGAAGCAATTCGCATGAATGCAGTGGAAATGGCTGTGTCGAATCTTTTTGGTTCTAATCTCTGGAATTTAGCAATTCTGGGCGTTTACGATGTGGTTTACCTGAAAGGGAATTTGTGGTTGGAAATTAGTCAGGTGCATCTGTTAACTGCGATTATTGCGATGATTATGACTTCAGTCGCAACGGCTGGACTAATATATCATGCTGTCAGTCGCACCCAAATCTATGTGACTTGGGATGGACTGACTCTGATTGCTCTCTACATTGGGGGAATGTATATCATATACCGCAGTTGA